In Candidatus Methanomethylicota archaeon, the DNA window TTACTATGAAGTTTCAATTGAAGATGCTTCGAGAAGGTTGAGGGGGATTCTTAGTGGAATGATGGATGTGAAGGTGGCTGTGCTCTTCGGCTCAATTCTGAGAAGGAATATCATTAGAGACTTGGATATTGGAGTTTTCATGAATCCCGAACCAAATCTCAAGAGGATTGCTGAAATATCTGGTATACTTGAAGATGCTTTAGGATTACCAGTCGACGTTATACCACTCAATTGGGCTTCACCAAAATTGAAGCTGAAAGCCTTATTGAATGGTGTAAAATTAATTGTTAGAGATAGCAACCTATACACCAGCCTACTAAAAGAAGCACTATCCGAAGCCATGGACATCGACCTGAAAATCAAGTATATGGAGAAAATGCATTATTGATGCGAATTTAAATTCTCATCAAATGAACTTTACGAGGATTCTATATTACGGAGAAATAACGTTACCCTTTTCAGCATAAGTTGTATGAGGGATAGAGGGAATTAGCTGACAGGTCTGGTGAAGAAGTATATTTTACCCACTCATTCAATTCCAATAT includes these proteins:
- a CDS encoding nucleotidyltransferase domain-containing protein, with protein sequence MNINYYEVSIEDASRRLRGILSGMMDVKVAVLFGSILRRNIIRDLDIGVFMNPEPNLKRIAEISGILEDALGLPVDVIPLNWASPKLKLKALLNGVKLIVRDSNLYTSLLKEALSEAMDIDLKIKYMEKMHY